From a single Borreliella spielmanii genomic region:
- a CDS encoding DUF261 domain-containing protein, with protein MFIEKILQNNKELLKDIQKSGCYFLSLHYWIFILTGFDFKAKDVNLNYQRFLELGYIRNDCYILNPCKILSYYKIFSKVRYESPFYLPVAGKEFEITEIKLKDQAFVHFVAMDNNKVLYDSLDLKSKGKKFEIISKRIFNYFIKKG; from the coding sequence TTGTTTATTGAAAAAATATTACAAAACAATAAAGAGCTTTTAAAAGACATTCAAAAGTCTGGATGTTATTTTTTATCTTTGCACTATTGGATATTTATTTTGACAGGGTTTGATTTTAAAGCAAAAGACGTTAATTTAAATTATCAACGGTTTTTAGAATTGGGCTACATTAGAAATGATTGCTATATTTTAAATCCATGCAAAATTCTTAGTTATTATAAAATATTTTCTAAGGTCAGATATGAAAGCCCGTTTTATTTGCCCGTAGCCGGCAAAGAGTTTGAAATAACAGAGATTAAGTTAAAAGATCAAGCTTTTGTTCATTTTGTTGCAATGGATAACAATAAGGTGCTTTATGATAGTCTTGATTTAAAGTCTAAAGGAAAGAAATTTGAAATAATATCAAAAAGAATATTTAATTATTTTATTAAAAAAGGATAA